The sequence TCCGGCGGCAGCACGGTGCTGGCACCGGCCGTCAGCGTCGGCAGCACCAGGCCGACGCCGATGCCGGTGAGCAGCATGCCCGGCAGCAGGCTCGACGCGTACGGCGAGTGCAGGTCGATCCGCAGCGCCCACCAGGCGACACCCGCGGCGAACAGGACCGAGCCGGTGCCCGCGACCCGGCCGAGGCCGAACCGGCCGACCGCCCGGCCGGCCAGCAGCAGCGCCACCGGTGGCACCATCGCCGGCCCTGGCGTGATCGCCAGGCCGATTCGCAGCGCCGACCAGCCCCAGGCCTCGTCCATGTACTGCACGACCGACAGCAGCATCGCCGCGAACGCCACGCTGAACAGCAGCAGCGCGACCACCGCCGGCCCGAACCCCGGCGCGCGCAGCACCGACAGCTCCACCACCGGGGCGGGATGCCGCGCCGAGCGCGCGACGAAACCGGCCAGCAGCACGACCGCGGCCGTCAGCGCGCCGATCACGCGGGCCGAGCCCCAGCCCCAGCTGGACGACTCGACGAGGCCGAGGGCCAGCAGGCCGATCCCGGCGGTCAGGGCCAGCACGCCGACGAAGTCCGGCAGCCGGCCCGCCGCCGCCTTCCGCAGCCGCGGCAGCACCCGGACGCCGGCCACCAGCGTGAGGACACCGACCGGGACGTTGATCAGGAACACCCACCGCCAGCTCGCCTCGACGAGCAGGCCGCCCACGACCGGCCCCAGCGCCGCCGCGAGCCCGCCGACCGCGGCCCAGCCACGCACCGCGGCCGCACGCCGGGCCGGCGGCGTCGCGTCCAGCAGCAGCGCGAGGCTGGTCGGGATGAGCACCGCCGCGCCGGCCGCCTGGAGCGCCCGGCCGGCGATGAGCGTCTCCAGGCCGGGGCTGGCCGCGCAGACCGCGCTGGCGAGCGTGAACAGGCCGGTGCCGAGCAGGAACCCGGCCCGGTGCCCGTACCGGTCGGCGAGCCGGCCGGCCGGCACGAGCA is a genomic window of Pseudofrankia inefficax containing:
- a CDS encoding DHA2 family efflux MFS transporter permease subunit; this encodes MDDLVVTGGRAGGQDDPGGTTAVAAVEPAAAAPAGRAPGAPAEPGAGGIGAGGIGAVAAGATVVAAGRARAVFVVVCAAIFMSNLDLFVVNVAFPDIHRDLGGGLSALSWVLNAYAIVFAALLVPAGRLADRYGHRAGFLLGTGLFTLASAVCAASPGLETLIAGRALQAAGAAVLIPTSLALLLDATPPARRAAAVRGWAAVGGLAAALGPVVGGLLVEASWRWVFLINVPVGVLTLVAGVRVLPRLRKAAAGRLPDFVGVLALTAGIGLLALGLVESSSWGWGSARVIGALTAAVVLLAGFVARSARHPAPVVELSVLRAPGFGPAVVALLLFSVAFAAMLLSVVQYMDEAWGWSALRIGLAITPGPAMVPPVALLLAGRAVGRFGLGRVAGTGSVLFAAGVAWWALRIDLHSPYASSLLPGMLLTGIGVGLVLPTLTAGASTVLPPDRFATGSAVVNMSRQIASVLGVAILVAVVGSPGRDEVVRSFHHGWWFVAATALAAGLAAFTGLSRGPARPAAAGH